Part of the Nicotiana tabacum cultivar K326 chromosome 20, ASM71507v2, whole genome shotgun sequence genome, ACATAATAGATGATGGAGAGATTTGGACCCAGGATCTGTGCTTGCTCTGATACAACGTTAAATTGCATGACAATCATGGCATCAtataaattagagataataattttatttaattaattatatcttcaaaGCCTCCAATGATTTCTAACGCAAAATTTAAGTCACAGAAATCTAGACACTAGTAGTGAACCTCTACTCATGAAGTAAAATGTACATAGAAAAATAGTTGAATTTGCAAAAACACTATGAGACAAGTGATGAGAAATGCAAATTTACAAGTTAAACATGGAATTCAAACCAAACtcaagataaaaagaaaagggTGCCTAAACTTACAGGAAGTGGAGAATCAGTGGCCTTGAATTTTCCAAGCCGGCGTTTAAAATCAACAGGGTTAAGAGCAGCAGCAACAACCTTAATCAAGACTTGATCTTCCCTAATTTCTGGAACTGAAACATTGGACTCAAACTTCAAAACATCAGCACTTCCATAATCAGTGTAAGTCCAAGCTTTCATTTCAGAAGGAATAGAAGTGCTTGTTGATGTTTCAACAGGAGCAGCTTGAGAACTAGCAGAGACTCTAAGTGGCAAAACAGTGGAAAATTGGCTCCTTTGAATGTAATTTTCAGTTTTTCTACTACCCTTTAATCTAAGCACAGAACATGAAGAAAATGGAGAATGAAGAGAAGAGAAAGAAGAGGGAGTGTGAAGGGGTTTGAGTTGAAGAGTAGTAGAAGATAACAGAGCTTccattattcttcttcttttcaactGTTTTTCCCTGAATCTGTTTTTCCTCAAAGCTTAACTTTATCTCTGTGGTAGAGGAGATGAAATGCTTGTTGTGGGTTTCTTTTTGGGTAGATTTCAATTTTCAGCCATCCATTTGTTAGTAACTTAGTGATTTGAAATATCCTGTCCTcaattttttctcaatttttttttactcCCTTCTAATTTAtgtaatttatgtgaacctgtttgactggatacggagtttaagaaaagaatgaagacttttgaaatttgcggtcctaaacaagttcaaatgaggtccagagtatttgtgtggttataaaaaatTCTCATTAGGGGTAgagttgtaagtttaagctaaattattaccaaatttagaaaaggttcattctttttagaaccgaccaaaaaggaaataagttgaCATAAACTGAATATAGGGAGTAATACTTTTTATGTGGGCATAAGGAAAATAATAGCCACAAACTAAAAAGAGCATTGAAGAGACAACATATGGGCTTTATGGAATTTTTCTTTGAAGTTTCAATCTGTTGGAGACTAGTGACTATGGGTAGATAAGATTTCAATTATAGGTTTTACATTTTTGTTAGCTCCTTTTATTAGTTGTATATGCCCCTTGATAAGCCAGTTTAAGGTATTCAGAAACTTCACTTAGGTTAGTGATTAATAAAGCAGGCATGAAACCTTGAAGGTGAAGCAGCAGATGGCCATTTAAAGAACCAAAGCTTAAAAAATAAAGAGTTCAAATTGCTATACGCTACCAGAATTTTTACTCTATCGGTGCAATTTAATAGTTATATGTCATGATCAACCATATCATCATGTCACGTAGGTGTCACTTAGCATATATGTTTTCATATGAAAAGCTTACATAGGAAAGAGGCTAGCACTTGTAGGAAGGTTTTAGAGAAATATAGAGATTTCCTAGGAAGACCCTAGAACCCTACGGATTTACTAAGACAGTCCTTGGAAGATTCTAACtatgtagagaattctagagaggGGACTTGTAAATAATAAGGAACTTatgtaataatttttatttactcACTAGCCCCTGGGAGATTagtatataactggagatatccATTTGTAACTCATGAAGCAAAACAATAAAGTTCTCTATAATAAAAAGCTTCATTTGACAAATTTCTCTTGTCTTTCTTATCTAACATTCCTTTAACGATCTTGAGTGTAATATTttaggctgacttggcatagcaaaaACGTGCGagagttgtgcaagatcgtgagaaAGTTGTCAAGTGTCGCACGTACACTTAGTTCAAAACTAAGGACGTGACATATAGCATGTTATTATTCTATGTTGTAGGTTATGCCAAAAGTTACTTATTATATGTCAACTTAACGTGATAGTATAAGAAAATTAGACCGTTGGTGCACATACCATAATCTCAAAAAATAATCACTAGCGTGACAAGAGGCACTAGACTGTTACATATACTAGAAGCTCAGGCATAAAATGATACAAAATTACACAAATTGGATGTCTAATCACAAGATGAATTAGAGGTCACAAAGTTAAAGTGGATCTATTACTAAAAGGGGCTTGAGGGCTTCTCATCAAACATTTGCTTTCAGTTCATTTCTTCTTGTTTTGGAGCACATTTTGGATGTAGCCCATAATCACAACGTTTGCAGAAGAAAGACCAACCATACCCCATCTCCTTGCACCCACTGCAAAGATAAACTTGCTGATGTATTAATGCAAGTTCATGCTCATTGTGAATTTCATCTTTGCCTTTTTTGGGCCAACCTGTTGAAGTTTTATCGAGGCGTTGCTGCAAATTCTTTATGTGTTCTTCTGTGAAGGGATAGGCTCCTGCACCATGTGTCTCTAACAGCTGTCTTACTTGTGTATTCACAGTGCAGCCACTAGGACTAATTGCTATGACCACCGGAATGCCTACTATGTTGAATCTGCGCCATAGAAACGCCTTCCTGTCATCGTCGAAAGGGAGTTCTAACCATGGCATTCTTGAAAATAAGTTATTAAAGGAAGATTCATCTTGATCACTAGAgatgaaaatcacttcaaatgtttcaTCTTTCTTCTTGATTTCTTGGTATGTAGTGATGAGTTTAGGTAGAAATTCTCTACTTGGAAGACTCCACTGAGCTGCAAAATACAGTACAATGTTGTTCCCCACTAGTTTAGACACAGGAACCTAAAACAAGAACAGAAAACAATAGCATGATTAGCAAACAAAATGAATTTACATTTTCAATACACTCATTTTAAGCTATGAGAACTTACCTTTAAACCACCATTCGAAATGACAAAATCTCGATCTGCAGTAACAAGAATAGACTCTAATGTTTGTGCTTctagtttttccttctttagatTAGCCAAAGTAATAAGCTTTTCTTGGGTGAAAGGAAAGGCTTGATCACCATATTCTTCAACAAGTTTAACTGCATTTTGCTGCAGAGTCTTCCCATCTGGACTAATTACAACTAGCTGCGGTAGAAGTTTATGTTCAAAGTACCTAACGAGTCTCTCACAGTTCTTGTCCTTGAAAGATAAAGCCAACCATGGCattgcttcaaacccttcatTAAAATCCTCATATTTTTCATCCAGAGATAGAAGcacaatttcaaaattcttttgtTTGAGTTTTTTATATACATCTGCTAGCTTCAAGGTGAAATTCCTGCACCCTTTATGAGAAGCCATAGCAAAATATAGGCCAACTGTTTTcccttcaagatcagacacaacaATCTGAAAATAAGCATGTCGAAAATTAAGCACAAAAACCTGAAATGCATAAACATCATCCAACTTGAAGACAGTTATTACCTTGCTTTCTTCGTTTGAAATCAAAAAATCACGGGATTCATGTACCAAAATAGACCTCAAAGACTGATTCACTTTagccttctcttcttcttctctcaagTAATTTACTCTTTCAGATGTAAATGGATAGGCCTCAGGACCAAAATGTTTGATAAATTTGACGCCCTCGTTGCTCAAAACTTTCCCCGTCCCATCAAGAATCACAAGATGTGGAATTGCCCTTACTTTGAACGACTGCTTTAACTTCTTACGCGCCTCAGCATCAGCAAATGGAACAGCAAGCCATGGCATTTTCCCAAAGTATTCATTAAATGATTCATTATCTTTATCGGATGAAATGAACACTATTTCAAAGTCACCTTTAGGATAAAGATCCTCATAAGCTTCAACCAACTTTGGTGTAAACTGGCGACATAAACCACACCACAAACCGGAGAAATACAAGCCCACAATCTTTCCCTTTATGCTGCTAATCTTAACCTACAAACAAGTATATAAGAGTGGTGATCGAGTTGGTTCATATTCGATCTTTCATATACTCAGAAAAGACTATAGAGGAAGTATGCAAGTTAAGAACTCTAAAAAAATAAACTTATACATACCTGTTCACCATTTCCACATATTAGAAAGTCTCTTTCCTCTGATGACAGTACAACTGCGAGATCATGAGGGAAACTTTCTTGATCAATTGCCATAGCCATCAGTTCTGATTCTTATATCCTCAGAACTGTACAGTATATAACATGTTTCATTTGATATGTTCTGTTTGATTCTATCTTAAAGATAATGGATAATCTTAGCAGGGAATGTTGAGCACTTGCCGGTCAATTTCATCTGAATTTTCAAGCTGGCCGGCCGTGTCACAAATACATATTAAATTGGTTTTAAGTGCATTATTGAATAAGTTAATCCCCTCAAATGGTTTTTAATTAGCCTTTTGTCTTGCGAACATGGATAAGAAGTATTATAGCTGCCTAGACCAAACTTTGAACAACATTTTATTACATTGTGTTGCACAATATTGTAATCAAATGCACTATATGATAGTGACAAATGAAATTATATACGACTATTTAGGTGGACAGCGGAATCTTGATTCCTCAACTTCCAGGATTCCTTTATATATGCTGCTTTGTCTTTACTGAGAAAAGCTACAGCATTTGTAAAACTCCATTTAGAGAAACAAATTTGTCTttatttctgtttctttttttagtggtggtttgggggggggggggggggggaaggagGCTGATAAAACATGCTTAGGTACAACTAGTAATTTCTTTAACGAGTTCTCTACCCCCATAAGTTGAAAGATGAGAGCAATCTTTGGTCCATAACCATTACTACTTAGTACTTTCAGAGGGAACAGCTCATTATACTTGATTTTCACTAACCAATCAAATTAATTTTTCTTGTACATATTTaattgtttaccgtaaaaatggtaataacaattaaatttgttgatgagactctaaaaatacgtgatatatttttatgctagtttgttaagcagttgatgctaggtaTGCAAGACTTAGAGACGAATAAGAGTAAAGGAACAaagtgataaccaaaccgatgaGCCCAGCTATTCGGGGCCTCGAGCCTGTCGATTTGGGGCCTCAAGATCGATTCCAGGGCTCAGGCTCGAGCTATCGTGGGCGATCGGGGTAGGGCTAACAGTTATGAAAGAAtcaacgaaggctctttatggccaatgataagcaataaatgatgaaccaatatgaagataataaatgaaagtaagtaatatcaagagagtatatgagagagcaaagagaatgttcttatGTATTTCTTGTGGAGCAACAGAGTTTACAAAATGgggaggatcccctttatataggaggggaatccttcatagtacaacaagcattaattacaaaggtACGGAGACGTGacaactagatgacaccctgacTCGGGTCTTAGAGTAGCTCTCTAGGCTCCGTCAGTCCTAGCCACGTGCCATGGGAATTCCCCGTTTCTACCGTGGCCGTGGTCAACATTATCCTAAGACCGAGTGccgacgaacctcgagggaggagaCTCGATCGTTAACCTTGTAGCCTCGAGACTTCGAGATGGTCTTCCGAGGTGCTTTGATaatgagaaattggaccctccgatttcaccgtatacattaatattttaagttatcagtagaagaagaaaagtaaaattttaaCTTATAGAACTAATTGGTGTAAATTATTAAAGCTTTTGCAGTCCAGATAAGTGACATCATTTTCATGTCAATCATCTTATTCTAAGACTTATTTTTAGATTGGGAGGGAGTTGGGAGCATTTGGACTGTAGTAACAAAGAATAGATCATCATCATACAATATATTTGCCGTGTATAATAAAACATAGTCATAAAGCAAGACTAAAACCATCAACCCATAATAACAAATTAACCTTTGTAACAAATTCCACCATCACAAACCCATCCTTCTTTTGGTTCTTGCTCCTCTTTGCCTTCCTCAGGATCCATTTTGCTTTCCTTTCTCTCTTCTAGAGCACGTTTTTGGTGCAAAAGAGTCACTCAGAATAGAATGAGCATATCCTACAGACTCACTGCATCCATCACAATTGTAAGATATACACTCAGTAAGCAGAATTCATGCTGGTGAAGTTTGTCCTTGAGTTTCTCCGCCCACCCCTTTGCTTTTTCTTTGAATTCTGCCTCAATCTCGTTATATATTCCTCAGTGAATGGAAAAGCATCAGCACCATAACACATGATCAAATTTATGGCTCCAGTTTGAACAGTCATTCCTGATGGTGCTATAGCTACCAACATTGGGATGCCACACCCTTTGAAAAGGCGACTCAAGCATGCCTTCCTTTCATCACCAAAGAGAAGAGCTAGCCATGACATTGTAGCAAAATAGTCATCAAAGGAGGCTTGATCTTGGTCACTAGATATGCACTTCCAATAGACCATTTGTggttttaattttgttatgtgCTTCTGTAAGCTTTGGTGTAAAAGCACGGCATGGCGGCCTCAGAAAGGTGGAGAATATGCTTCCATATCAGGCACCAGAATCTACAAACAGAAAATTTTGTTCACTTGTTTTAGTTAAGGATAAGAGCAAGATATCAACAAAAAGGGTGTCATGTTAATCATAATATAGTAGTCAAAGCATTGTGAATGACATGTACAGAAAGTATATCTCATGCCTAAATTGATTAATGATAGATGATTGTGAAACTCCAAAGCTCCAAGTATCTTATGTAAGAATAACTCATGTTAAATGGATTTGGCTTACAGACATGTACGTATGGGTATAGAACAAAAGATATGTGCATATTTTGTAAAATTATCTGGGATTCTGAAAAAATCTGAACAAAGTACCTAGACCATGTATCATAGAACATAACAATAACACCAAGATGTGATGTTTGAATCTAACCTTTTAACTATCTTTTCCAATGATGGAATCACATATCTCCAGTGACCAAAATCGATTCCAGTGTCTCTGCTTCTCGCTTAGCTTTCTCTATCTGTTCAAGTTCAAAAAGCTTCTCACGCATAAAAGAATATGCCAGGATGCAATGCTCCTCCAGGGCTTCAGCAACATTAAAATGAAGAGCCTTCCCGTCAGTTCCAATGATGACTAAGGTAGGAACGATAGAGAGCTTAAAATAATGGGCCAACTTGTCACAGGTCTTCTCTTTCAAGGGAAGTGAAAACCAAACTCATGCTTGCAAACCCCTTCTTTAAAggttcatcatcttcatcatcaaggGGAATCATCACGATCTCGAAGTTTTCTCCCTGTGATTTCGGCTTGTCATACATCTCAATCAGCTTCTGAGTAAATGACTCACATTCTTCGAATGAGGTCATTGAGAAATACAGGCCTACAATCTTGTTATCAGGACATAGTGAAATATCATCGAGGCTATAAATTAAAGAACATGAGTAAAATTGCAGAATCTTGACAAGAAACGACATCTAGAATCAACCTCCCTCTCATCAGCTTCAACTAAAAAGTTTACTGATTGAAAATCCAAGATAGATTTCAAGGATTGTTGGAGAGAACTCAATATCTAAGAAAAGCATCAGCACATCTTCTGGAACAGAAAGCTATCAAAGGTTTGATGCTATTTGACAATCATAAAACTTCAATGCTATTTGACAAGGGTTGCAAAACAAAACTTTCCAGAGCCTAAAGATGTTGTTTCTGGATCTGGCAGTCCTGAAACGTCAACGAAAAAAGGAGCTGCAAGAAAACTTCAATCACAACATCATAGAGTACAACAAACAAATGCTTCCAGAACCAAGCATCCAAAACATTTGGCTTGCCATAAGGGTAAGATCACAAAAAAAACATTATTACTTACATAGACAAGTTAAAGTTTTTACAATTTCATTAGCAGTAAATCACATACAAAGCACAAGTTCTAAtattccaagaaacaaaaccACTTCCACTCTAGTCATCAAATTTGACTCATGGAAAATTATCGCAAATTGGAAGACTTGGAAAGCCTAACAAATTCAAAGCAAATTGTGATGAATATGCAGACACACACTTCTCTGGACAGTTCCAGCATTTTCTTCTCTTTGGTATGATAATGAATATCTCCAAAACCATTGCATTTTTTAGCAAAGATTTTGAACGTTCAAAAAGCTTATCATAGTAAAATTCTTGAGATTGGCAAATGAAAAGTTTGAAATCCGACTCTGCAAACCAATATTATATCCTTTGCACAAAAAACATGACTGAGCAACACAGGAAAAAATTAACATGGAGATGGACATTATAATCTGGATCAAATACAGGTCCAATGCTTAATAAAACTTGCATTGCACAAAAGAGACAAAACAAATAATTTCATGGTAGAAGTGCCTCACAAAGAACGATTTCAAACCCCACGAATATGCTTCCTAGAAaatgattttgaaagaaaattcatGTCTAAAGAC contains:
- the LOC107821494 gene encoding putative nucleoredoxin 1, with the translated sequence MAMAIDQESFPHDLAVVLSSEERDFLICGNGEQVKISSIKGKIVGLYFSGLWCGLCRQFTPKLVEAYEDLYPKGDFEIVFISSDKDNESFNEYFGKMPWLAVPFADAEARKKLKQSFKVRAIPHLVILDGTGKVLSNEGVKFIKHFGPEAYPFTSERVNYLREEEEKAKVNQSLRSILVHESRDFLISNEESKIVVSDLEGKTVGLYFAMASHKGCRNFTLKLADVYKKLKQKNFEIVLLSLDEKYEDFNEGFEAMPWLALSFKDKNCERLVRYFEHKLLPQLVVISPDGKTLQQNAVKLVEEYGDQAFPFTQEKLITLANLKKEKLEAQTLESILVTADRDFVISNGGLKVPVSKLVGNNIVLYFAAQWSLPSREFLPKLITTYQEIKKKDETFEVIFISSDQDESSFNNLFSRMPWLELPFDDDRKAFLWRRFNIVGIPVVIAISPSGCTVNTQVRQLLETHGAGAYPFTEEHIKNLQQRLDKTSTGWPKKGKDEIHNEHELALIHQQVYLCSGCKEMGYGWSFFCKRCDYGLHPKCAPKQEEMN